Part of the Clostridia bacterium genome is shown below.
GTGCTAGATAAGTAACCAAATCATTTTTCTTTTGGATTTCCATTCCCTTTTCCTGTTCTATCCTTGCTTTTTCATTTAAAATTGATTTAATCTCCACGTCAATAGGTTTTAACTCTTGAGCCTCAGCAGGCTCTTTACCATCTTGAAACTGACCAAGTCTCTCCTCTATTTGGGCTACTACTCTCTTATTTTCATGCTCCCGGGATATTTTAGAAGCAAAGTATGCGCTAATCTCCACTATTAAAAACCCTCCAACAGCTATAAATGTCAGTATGTCTCTTAATCTATCCCATCGAAAAGTTCCTCTAACAGCTTCAAAGTCACCATATAAAATCACTTTTTCTCTATCATCAAGTATTGTTCTTACAAAGTACTCTGCAACACTGCCTTCAAGGTATAAATCAATAAACAACAGTATGAGTATATATACTATAAATGCGATAATATAATAATTTTTTTTTAGTTTCTTACGCTTCAATGATATAGCCTACCCCCCATACTGTTTTAATATATTCCGGTTTTTCATAAGAATCACCCATTTTTTCTCTTATATTTCGAATGTGAACGGTAACAGTATTGGTTGATTTTGAATAATAATCATCTTCCCAAATTAATTTAAACAATTCCTCTCCGCTCAATACTTCTCCTTTTCTCTGCAACAAAACTTCCAATATTTTAAATTCGGTTGGTGTAAGCTTAATCTCACTTCCATTAATACTCACTTGCTTGCTTTTTTGATCTAAAGTAATCCCTTTATAATAAATTATATCTGTATCAACTGTATTTCCATCATATTCTTTATAACGTCTCAGTTGTGCCTTCACCCTAGCAACCACTTCCAATGGATTAAAAGGCTTTGTAATATAATCATCAGCACCATAGCTTAAACCTAATATCTTGTCCTGATCTGCATTTTTAGCTGTAATCATAATGATTGGATAATGGTGTTTTTTGCGAATACTTTTACAGATGCTTATTCCATCAGTATCCGGAAGCATTAAATCTAAAATAACGAGATCAGGTTGTTCAATCAATTGCTTCATAGCTTTAGCACCATTTTCTGCTTCCCACACCTGATAAGATTCTCCTTCAAGATAAATTTTTAGAATCTTCCTTATATCAGCGTCATCCTCAACAATCAATATTTTTTCCATCATATCACCCATTTCCATTATATACTACCTAGCCTACATATTTATTAAGAAATAATAAAGAAATAATTTAATTAATATTAGCTAACTGCACAATAGAACTGTCCCCTTGTGTTGTTGCTGTTCTGGTTGTTTTCATAGTAAATTAGCTTATAATATAAGTATAGGGGTATCTATGATTAGAGCAGCATAAATTTTTTTAGTACATATATTATAACAATATAAAGAGGAGACCCATATATGATAAAAGTTCTAATAGTTGATGACTCTGCATTTATGCGAATGATTGTAAGGGATATGCTGGTGGGGGAGAAAGATATCAGCATTGTAGGCATTGCCCGAAATGGTCAAGAGGCTTTGGATAAGATAAAGGCTTTAAAACCTGATGTGGTGACCATGGATGTAACCATGCCAGTGATGGACGGCATAGAGGCTACCCAAAAGATTATGGAGCAACACCCTGTACCTATAATAATGGTAAGCGCCCTTACCAAACAGGGAACTGACTCTACCTTGATGGCGTTGGAAGCAGGGGCAATTGATTATATCGAAAAGGAAAATCTGAGAAGAGAGAATTTGTTGAGAAAAATAAGGTGTGCTGCCCAAGCTAATCTTAATGGGAAAAAAGTAAGCACTGTTGCTACATCTGTTGAAACTGATGACGCTACATATAACAGGAGTTTTAAATTGGCCGCCATAGGTATATCAACAGGAGGTCCTAGTGCTCTAGTTTCTATCATTCCCAAGATAAGAGGAGATATAAAGGGGAGCATAATGATAGCACAGCACATGCCCCCTATATTTACAAACTCGTTAGCACAGAGGTTGGACGGGATGTCTGCCCTTAAAGTTGTAGAAGCACAGGATGGGATGTCCATAGAGCCTGGCACTGTTTATATAGGCCCGGGTGGACAGCAGATGGCGGTATCACAAGGCAATAGGATAAGTATAGTTTCCAACGAGAGCTTAGGGTATCGTTATGCTCCATCGGTGAACCTGCTGATGGAGAGCGTAGGCGATGTATATGGAAAACATGCTGTGTGTATAATAATGACAGGCATGGGCAGCGACGGCAGGAACGGGATAAGTGCCGCCAAGAAAAACAGCAGCCATATTATCGCCCAATCCCCTGATAGCTGTGTGGTATACGGAATGCCCCGGGCTGTTATAGAGAGCAATCTTCAGGATGAGATAGTGCATCTGGATGATATGGCCAAAAGGATAAACCAATTGATCAAATGAATGCTTTGGACAACACAAGGGGACAGTTCTATTGTGCACTTTTAAAAGTGCACAATAGAACTGTCCCCTTGTGTTGTGTGTTTTATCCTAGCGTAGATCATCTAGCACTTCTTTTTCATCTACAGATAATACTTTGTTCATGTCCAACAAGATCAGCAGCCTATCATCCTTTTTTGTAACCCCTTGTATATATTCCTTACCGATTTTAGTTACATCCGGTGCCGGTGAAAGTTCTTCCTCTGTCATAGAGATAATTTCTGTTACGTCATCTACAAGGTAGCCTATCAGGTCCCCCTCCTGTCCCGCTACCATTATCTTTGAATTTGCGCCATATTCTCCTTCGCCTAGGTGAAATCTCTTTTTAAGGTCCAAAAGTGGCACCACCTGTCCCCTCACGTCTATTACGCCTTCTATAAATTCAGGATTGTTAGGCACTTTTGTAGGTTGTACCGGTTTTATTATCTCTCTTATCTTGCTTATATCAGCACCGTATGTTTCCTCACCCAATTCGAAGATAATAAACTGCTTTTCTGACATTGATATACCTCCATTACTTATTTTTATCCTTTAGATACTCGTTTATAAAAAGGTCTATATCCCCATCCATCACAGCGCCTATATTGCCTGTTTCAGCATTTGTGCGATGGTCCTTTACCATGCTGTAGGGATGGAATACGTAGGACCTTATCTGGCTGCCCCATTCTATCCTTTTATGTTCTCCCTTTATCTCTTCTATCCTCTCTAGGTTCTGCATTTCTTTCAGCTCTGCCAGCCTGGACTTCAACATTTTAAGAGCTGTTGCCTTGTTTTTATGCTGGGATCGCTCGTTCTGACACTGTACTACAACGCCTGTGGGTATATGGGTTATCCTGATAGCCGAATCAGTCTTGTTTACATGCTGACCCCCTGCACCGCTGGCCCTATAGGTGTCTATTCTCAAGTCGTTTGGGTCTATATCCACGTCATTGTCATCATCTATTTCAGGCATAACCTCTATCGCTGCAAAGGATGTATGTCTCCTCCCTGAGGAATCAAAAGGTGATATCCTCACCAGCCGGTGTACTCCCTTTTCAGATTTGAGATATCCGTATGAATATGCTCCTTTTATCAATATGGTAGCACTTTTCAGCCCGGCCTCGTCTCCCGGAAGTATATCCAGCGTCTCCTGATCATAGCCTCTCTTTTCTGCCCAGCGGGTATACAT
Proteins encoded:
- a CDS encoding response regulator transcription factor, with amino-acid sequence MEKILIVEDDADIRKILKIYLEGESYQVWEAENGAKAMKQLIEQPDLVILDLMLPDTDGISICKSIRKKHHYPIIMITAKNADQDKILGLSYGADDYITKPFNPLEVVARVKAQLRRYKEYDGNTVDTDIIYYKGITLDQKSKQVSINGSEIKLTPTEFKILEVLLQRKGEVLSGEELFKLIWEDDYYSKSTNTVTVHIRNIREKMGDSYEKPEYIKTVWGVGYIIEA
- a CDS encoding chemotaxis response regulator protein-glutamate methylesterase, with product MIKVLIVDDSAFMRMIVRDMLVGEKDISIVGIARNGQEALDKIKALKPDVVTMDVTMPVMDGIEATQKIMEQHPVPIIMVSALTKQGTDSTLMALEAGAIDYIEKENLRRENLLRKIRCAAQANLNGKKVSTVATSVETDDATYNRSFKLAAIGISTGGPSALVSIIPKIRGDIKGSIMIAQHMPPIFTNSLAQRLDGMSALKVVEAQDGMSIEPGTVYIGPGGQQMAVSQGNRISIVSNESLGYRYAPSVNLLMESVGDVYGKHAVCIIMTGMGSDGRNGISAAKKNSSHIIAQSPDSCVVYGMPRAVIESNLQDEIVHLDDMAKRINQLIK
- a CDS encoding chemotaxis protein CheW; its protein translation is MSEKQFIIFELGEETYGADISKIREIIKPVQPTKVPNNPEFIEGVIDVRGQVVPLLDLKKRFHLGEGEYGANSKIMVAGQEGDLIGYLVDDVTEIISMTEEELSPAPDVTKIGKEYIQGVTKKDDRLLILLDMNKVLSVDEKEVLDDLR
- the prfB gene encoding peptide chain release factor 2 (programmed frameshift) encodes the protein MVQLDEIKRDLSILHKAIQELGVSLDVEKAKQEISELEKDMASPGFWDDIEKAQKVSSRVNFLKNRIATYKDLNTKAEDLEVMIELSEEEEDSSILREIEEGLQQLDKQYQDTKLETLLDGEYDEKNAILSIHAGAGGTEAQDWAQMLMRMYTRWAEKRGYDQETLDILPGDEAGLKSATILIKGAYSYGYLKSEKGVHRLVRISPFDSSGRRHTSFAAIEVMPEIDDDNDVDIDPNDLRIDTYRASGAGGQHVNKTDSAIRITHIPTGVVVQCQNERSQHKNKATALKMLKSRLAELKEMQNLERIEEIKGEHKRIEWGSQIRSYVFHPYSMVKDHRTNAETGNIGAVMDGDIDLFINEYLKDKNK